The Mesorhizobium sp. AR02 genomic interval GCCAATGCTGGCGGCGAACTCCGCCCAGGCGGCGATCGTCGCCGACAACGATCCGCGCGTGAAGGGCGAGGATATCATCTATCCCGGCAGTGGCGGCGAGATGAAGGGCTATCTGGTCAAGCCGGCAAACCAGGCGGGCAAGCTCGGCACCGTCATCGTCATCCATGAAAACAGGGGGCTCAACCCGCATATCCGTGACGTCGCCCGGCGCGTGGCGCTGGAGGGGTTCGTGGCGCTCGCGCCGGATTTCCTGTCGCTGCTCGGCGGCACGCCCGCTGACGAGGACAAGGCGCGCGATATGTTCACCAAACTCGACCCGGCGCAGACCATCGCCGACGCCGTGGCGACCGTCGCCTTCCTCAAGGCCGACAAGGACGGCAACGGCAAGGTCGGCGCCATCGGTTTCTGCTGGGGTGGCGGCACGGCCAACATGCTGGCCGTCAACGCGCCCGACCTCGCTGCCAGCGTCGCCTATTATGGCATGCAGCCAAACGCCGCCGATGCGTCGAAGATCAAGGCCGCTCTGCTGCTGCACTATGCGGG includes:
- a CDS encoding dienelactone hydrolase family protein, which translates into the protein MTDANTKPAITQAMIDAYDEYTHLTLDRRRFMEQLTRLAGSGAAAVAIAPMLAANSAQAAIVADNDPRVKGEDIIYPGSGGEMKGYLVKPANQAGKLGTVIVIHENRGLNPHIRDVARRVALEGFVALAPDFLSLLGGTPADEDKARDMFTKLDPAQTIADAVATVAFLKADKDGNGKVGAIGFCWGGGTANMLAVNAPDLAASVAYYGMQPNAADASKIKAALLLHYAGLDDRTNAGIDAFRKELDAAHVEYTVYVYEGANHAFNNDTSAARYDKKAADLAWGRTIAFLKEKLA